The sequence acgatcctatggggtcatatgctgacatcatcaaagccacgccccctcagaaccggaagtcacttttttcacttggaaaggtgcctctctgaccctcttgacccaatcaacttgaaagtgtgtcagaagacagacaactagtgggtctaactttgtttgaagcacagtaacttttcataaaagggcgtggccgtggcggcgccgcgaagtcagacgtcacgccatggccatacgtttggctctaatttccacatagatcatctgatctgcaccaaatttaatgtgattgatccttgtccagtccccaacaacgatctgatgacatattaggtgggcgtggcctaatccgtccacagcgccccctacaaaattagaaaaaatcagccccaagccatgctttgaccgaggaatctgaaattttgtacacatatgtaacttctcaggacctacaaaaaactctattggagcattggtccaaacgcaacaggaagtcggccattttggattgaagttgccattttgacatttcaagtggatccgtaATCAGAGCTATGAACTGCACTCATACTGCTATAAGGGCCCCACCTGGAAATGAATATGCTTTTGTGAATAGTAAGCATTTTTATTCCGAAGGTGAGGTGAGGTTTTATTTTGCCGTGGCGGTGCGCCACAATCAATTACATGTAGCCCTGGTGTTGTTCTGGGTACCTAGTCGGCCACTCAGTCAGCTTCCATCGTATTCTAAACTCAGATGGGAGGCCATCTAGTCAACCCCTGAAGCTTGGTCAAAACTGGGTGataaacaaaattgatcaaCAGGGTTGTGATCCCCAACATAACCACAAGTCAACACCAGAATGGTGCAAAACAGAGCAACTAGTCAAAGTCCGGATCTTAACCTGATTCAAATGCTGTGTTTGGGGCTCTAAGATAACTGTGCTgaaacaaatgtctgcaaacTTCAATGAACCTAAGTAACAACGGAAAGAAAAGTGGGTAAAAATTTCTCCACAATAATGTGAGGGACCTGATGAAGTCGTACAGAAaaaatttactttgttttcagCATGACTGTACAAGAGCCACATACAAAAGGTGGAAGTTTTTTATTGGTTAGGAAAATAATTTGTTGTTGTTACTTTGAAAATTTTACTTAAGAGTGTATTAATTCTTATTATCTGATTATCTTTCAAGAAAATTTGGTCTCAAACATGTTGGTTGTTGTGCAGCAGGCATGGCAGAGGCCGGAGCCCATCTAACCTCGACGGCTGTTAATGAGCAGCCATCCATCTTTGAAGTACTGGCACAGGAGTCTCTGATGGAAGCGGTCAGGCCTGCATTGAGACATGCGGTCAAGGTGAGGCTAAATATGAACACACACTGTCAGTTAGTACCAGAGCTTTATGATTTTATGTCccatcatttttttattatcctgCTGCATCAACTCTTTCAGGTTCTGGCTGAATCCAACCCATCCTGCTTTGGGTTTCTGTGGAAACGCTTTGATGAGCTCTATATGCTGCTGGATGTCCTCCTGCAGAACCATTTCCTGTCCAACTGCAGTGCCTCCTTCTCTGAAAACTTCTATGGACTAAAGAGAGTCTCAGACAGGCAGGGCCTTACTGCTCACCTGGGCTTGTGCAGGAGTTCCCGCTTGCGGTCGCTGCTACTCCTGTTCCTTGTGCCATACCTGCGGGCCAAGCTGAAGGTGATGCTGGCTCAGCAAAGGGAGGAGGAAGACTTCTCTATCAGACTGGCACAAACCAGAAACCAGAGGTTTTTCCGAGCAGCAGTGGCAGCGTACCCTTATGTCAGCTCGGCCTGGCAGGCCTGGAACTTCTGCCAGcagctgctttttgttttcGGAGTCAGCAGGACCCACAGTCCCCTACTGTGGTTGGCCAATGTCAGACTGGCACGGCTCAACACTCAAGACCTCAGAGATATGGAACGGAATATCAGCAACACTCAGAAACTGGCAGATGGGAGGTACGTGATCCATTTTGGATTTTCAGGGTTATGTGTTGCAGGAGTGGATTTTTCACACAGTGAACAATACAAACTGATAACAATGTACGAATACAATGATAAAGTTTCTGAACAGTTTTGAAAAGTGTTGAAAGATATCATTAGACAAGTATTTTTCATGTTTGGAGAAGTATGGGAAAGATTTCTGTTTCTATATATTATTCTATAAAGGTTGTATTAATCCATCAATCTATCAGTCTATCCGTCTGTCCATCAGTGTATCCCTCTATACATCTGTCTGTCTATCGATTCCTGCATCTTTCTATTCATTTTTCATCTCTTCATCTATAAACCACAACAGTCATGTTCGTTCATCTGTCCATTTGTCAATCAATTTTTCTATTTGCCCAGCTCTCGGTTTgtcccatccatccgtccatccatccatttgtttaTTCACCAGTGGCTCTACTTAGCGTCCCTTGCTTGcttatgttgtgattattaatctgagaatattatttaataattaatattttaatattttatcatataatatttgggtctgttgaggattgtcctgtgaataccagcccagtaaggtgatggtattaggacagaatagaaaggtgtgagacgagctctgacattattgaacagcataaactctgcacatatatggaatgaattcacacaatttcttaaaatacaagaatttattaagaaaaataagtcgactcaaagtcaaacatatttcaatcaacaaactctttactttgctaaaacaatccgactaaactaccaagcagaattaaagaatagggaggattaatggactatgtacaatataaacaagttgattaaagatgattagaaatcatgaccaaaaagagtgatgcaacattaccatgcaatgattatgtttgagaaccaaggattatcttgaagaatctggaaatgaagttaagttagtc is a genomic window of Girardinichthys multiradiatus isolate DD_20200921_A chromosome X, DD_fGirMul_XY1, whole genome shotgun sequence containing:
- the LOC124862530 gene encoding peroxisome assembly protein 12-like isoform X1, which produces MAEAGAHLTSTAVNEQPSIFEVLAQESLMEAVRPALRHAVKVRLNMNTHCQLVPELYDFMSHHFFIILLHQLFQVLAESNPSCFGFLWKRFDELYMLLDVLLQNHFLSNCSASFSENFYGLKRVSDRQGLTAHLGLCRSSRLRSLLLLFLVPYLRAKLKVMLAQQREEEDFSIRLAQTRNQRFFRAAVAAYPYVSSAWQAWNFCQQLLFVFGVSRTHSPLLWLANVRLARLNTQDLRDMERNISNTQKLADGRLVQRAWWMMSQTTRSVAVFLSTSLSLGVFFLQFLEWLYSSENQSIVKTITSLPVPPPPLHLQVDCHEDVQVAADKNCPLCFKLQNNSTVLSTSGFVFCYRCIYAYVKANHCCPLTGFPTELQHLIKIYEPES
- the LOC124862530 gene encoding peroxisome assembly protein 12-like isoform X2 — translated: MAEAGAHLTSTAVNEQPSIFEVLAQESLMEAVRPALRHAVKVLAESNPSCFGFLWKRFDELYMLLDVLLQNHFLSNCSASFSENFYGLKRVSDRQGLTAHLGLCRSSRLRSLLLLFLVPYLRAKLKVMLAQQREEEDFSIRLAQTRNQRFFRAAVAAYPYVSSAWQAWNFCQQLLFVFGVSRTHSPLLWLANVRLARLNTQDLRDMERNISNTQKLADGRLVQRAWWMMSQTTRSVAVFLSTSLSLGVFFLQFLEWLYSSENQSIVKTITSLPVPPPPLHLQVDCHEDVQVAADKNCPLCFKLQNNSTVLSTSGFVFCYRCIYAYVKANHCCPLTGFPTELQHLIKIYEPES